In Flavobacterium endoglycinae, one DNA window encodes the following:
- a CDS encoding COX15/CtaA family protein — translation MKKENKSVIIWLLSGCVLLFLMVVVGGITRLTNSGLSMTDWHLVTDTFPPLTEAKWQAAFDEYKKFPEYQKINIHNDFQLSDYKFIYFWEWFHRFIGRIIGLVFFVPFVYFLVRKKLDTPTIKKCIVLLAMGAFQGFLGWFMVKSGLIDNPDVSHFRLSLHLTFAFITFAYTLWVALDLIYPERNINKILPLRTIARYALAALLIQIIYGGFVAGLNAGLIHNHWPLMSDGEFIHESVFIEQSSLIKNLIEGKSGVQFVHRTFAYVVVAMILFLFFKSKKYTLTNTQSNGIKTLVAFVFIQFALGVFTLLYSVPLALGLIHQIMAFFLLSAMTYTLHRLSK, via the coding sequence ATAAATCAGTAATCATTTGGTTACTATCGGGTTGTGTTTTATTATTTTTAATGGTTGTCGTGGGTGGAATTACTCGTTTAACCAATTCAGGTTTATCAATGACCGACTGGCATTTGGTAACCGACACCTTCCCTCCTTTAACAGAAGCCAAATGGCAGGCCGCTTTTGACGAATACAAAAAATTCCCTGAATATCAGAAAATCAATATTCACAACGATTTTCAATTATCAGATTATAAATTCATTTATTTCTGGGAATGGTTTCACCGTTTTATCGGGCGTATTATCGGTTTGGTTTTCTTTGTGCCTTTCGTTTACTTTTTAGTTAGAAAAAAATTAGATACTCCAACCATTAAAAAATGCATTGTGCTTCTAGCAATGGGAGCTTTCCAAGGTTTCTTAGGATGGTTTATGGTAAAAAGCGGATTAATTGACAATCCAGATGTAAGCCACTTTAGACTTTCATTACATTTAACTTTTGCGTTTATCACTTTCGCTTACACACTTTGGGTGGCTTTGGATTTAATTTACCCTGAAAGAAATATCAATAAAATTTTACCACTTCGCACAATAGCAAGATATGCTTTGGCAGCTTTATTAATTCAGATTATTTACGGTGGATTTGTCGCAGGTTTAAATGCTGGATTAATTCACAATCACTGGCCTTTGATGAGCGATGGAGAATTTATTCACGAATCGGTTTTTATTGAGCAGTCTTCTTTAATTAAAAATTTAATTGAAGGAAAAAGCGGTGTTCAATTTGTACACAGAACTTTTGCTTATGTAGTGGTTGCGATGATTCTTTTTCTTTTCTTCAAAAGCAAAAAATACACACTTACCAATACACAATCAAACGGAATTAAAACTCTTGTAGCTTTTGTTTTCATTCAGTTTGCGCTAGGCGTTTTCACTTTATTGTACAGCGTTCCATTGGCTTTAGGGTTAATCCACCAAATTATGGCATTTTTCCTTTTAAGTGCGATGACGTATACTTTACACCGTTTGAGCAAATAA